Proteins encoded by one window of Musa acuminata AAA Group cultivar baxijiao chromosome BXJ2-9, Cavendish_Baxijiao_AAA, whole genome shotgun sequence:
- the LOC103997573 gene encoding auxin-induced protein 22D-like → MDGGADYMDTDSLKATELTLGLPGGRPQVVGWPPIRSYRKNTLKATKAAAEAGGLFVKVSMDGAPYLRKIDLAAYKGYEELSKALEDMFKCFEGGKGSEYAITYEDKDGDLMLVGDVPWGMFTSSCKKLRIITKRI, encoded by the exons atggacgGTGGAGCGGACTACATGGACACAGATAGCCTCAAGGCGACAGAGCTGACGCTCGGGCTGCCCGGCGGCAGGCCACAGGTGGTTGGCTGGCCGCCGATCCGGTCTTACAGGAAGAACACCTTAAAGGCGACGAAGGCGGCGGCCGAGGCGGGCGGACTCTTCGTGAAGGTCAGCATGGACGGAGCTCCTTACTTGAGGAAGATCGATCTCGCGGCCTACAAGGGGTATGAGGAGCTGAGTAAAGCCTTGGAGGACATGTTCAAGTGCTTCGAAGGTGGCAAAGGATCCGAGTACGCCATCACCTATGAAGACAAGGATGGAGACCTGATGCTGGTTGGAGACGTTCCATGGGG GATGTTCACATCATCTTGCAAAAAGCTGAGGATAATAACCAAGAGGATCTGA